From the Naumovozyma dairenensis CBS 421 chromosome 10, complete genome genome, the window ATTGTACAGTAAGGCACAGAAGTTGTAGGATTTGAACAGTTTTATTCATTATGATTACATTCGtatattgatgaatataGATTGATTTAGACAATTTctcaaatgataatgaaggaAGTTGATGTAAAGATATTAGTTGAACATGCAAGAAAGACTTTAGTGGAAGCTCAAATATTATGTCAAGAAACAAACTtacaaatatttgaatatgaGAATGAATTAGATCGATGGCAACAAAGTTGTgggaaattgaaatttattattgattgtTTGAAACAACAGGTTGGATTCCTTTATCATTGTATATTAGAAAAatctattgaaaagaatttGATTCATAATGAATGGGAAAAGTTTATACTGGTAGATTTAGTGGAAGAGATGACTTTATGGCAAAATCGAATATCTAAACAGATAGAAAAGCTGGATGATTTAGACAATGTTTTGTTATTTAAAGgcaatgaaaaaaatcaagaagaagaagaagaagaagaagaacctGGAAGTGAATCTGTTCAAAAATTAGGTGATTATGTCTCGAGGgagaatattttcattttgaaagagAGGTTACAAGAAATACCAACAATTCAAAGGCAAATTGAGAATATTCGATCACAATATACCAAGATGTATGTGAAAGTGAAAGATAATCTTATAGATTCTAAACTAaaagatttagaaaaagaataccaaaacaaattaaatataCAAGATAAGCAAGTCTTTGAATTGACAAATATAAGTCCACAAGTGCTAAAGTCATTTGAAATAGAATTAGTAGATTTTTTAAGTTCATTAACTGatcattttgataaatgtcaattattagaatcatATGTGACAGGACAAAATAAGCTTGATACAAATCCTGACGGTAAACCAGATGAGACTCGTGATCGTGTTGGCGATGACTTGACGGTTGACGAGCtagaagagaaaaagaaggatATTTCTGCTCCTAATGACCTATCAAAGTCAGAAACAGATGCCGATTACGAAATGCTATTGGAAATTGTTACTAAGGATAACAATGATCTAGAATTTGTGTTAAAGACGTTGAATGAAACTATTGAACTTGGAACTAGTAGATTATCTTCttataaagaattattatctgaGAAGATTGGAATGAAAGATGAGCTGCATAATCAAGTTAAAAAGttaattgaagaagttcTTAAGtatcaagaatatttaatgattttcaaagatatttCAGATCTCTTGACAACATTTAAGGAAGGTTGTATGGATGATATTCGAGTAGTTGAAGACTTATGTGAATTTTATACCAATTTTGAGAAAAGTTATCAAAATCTTCTAAAAGAAGTGGAACGACGTAAACAAGTTCGTAataaaatggaaattaTCTTAAATGAAtgtgataataaattacaaaaattaaactCCCGAGATCAAAAAATGAGAGAAATCtttttgaatgaaaatggGAATTTCCTTCCTGAAAACATTTGGCCTAATAAgattgatgattttaaaCCTTTATATCATTTAGATTACTCATTGGAAGATGTGTAACAACATCAATTAAGGAGAGTcagtaaaaaaaatattcataatagtaatatataGTCTCAcgtatatttattaatgaaagaaGGGAGGGAAGTAGtatttacatatatatatatttagaAGAGAATGAGGATGAAAAgtaaaattttgaaataaattGAGTTATAACGCATTTTTTACGATAATTTCCTCCTTCAATTGGCATCAGCATTAGAGACGATATAATCAATAGTTTCACCAACTGATTTCAACTCATCAGCAACTTTATCAGGGATTTCAATATCgaattcttcttccacGGCAACCAACAATTCCACAGTATCTAAAGAGTCTAAACCTAAATCCTTATGGAACAAAGTATCGGCGTTCACATCCGTGGTACCAGCAACAGTAGGATTAGTACTACCCTTACTGAATGCCTTGATGACATCAACGACCCTACGTGTGacttcatctttatttagTTTTGGAGCAGCGGTATCTGCAGAATAGAAACGCATAGAGACGGCCATTGGTCTCATTATAGATTGAGTATTACTATTCATAGCCATTATGAATCGACGACTTACCAAAGTAGAGGCAGCTCTTGTCCTAGCCTTTGTCATTATGACATTAGATCTTGAAGCGGTACAGAAGATAGTTCTTAGCATTTTTTCTCTTGATTTTTTCCTGATTGTAAGATACACAGAGATATAAGATTTGAGTACCGATAAATTTTAGTTTAATATCTTGACGAACCAGGTGGGATAGTTGTATATATTGAGGAACTTGTACTAATCAATCTCtctaaatatattaaaggATTACTATC encodes:
- the ACP1 gene encoding acyl carrier protein (similar to Saccharomyces cerevisiae ACP1 (YKL192C); ancestral locus Anc_4.297), whose translation is MLRTIFCTASRSNVIMTKARTRAASTLVSRRFIMAMNSNTQSIMRPMAVSMRFYSADTAAPKLNKDEVTRRVVDVIKAFSKGSTNPTVAGTTDVNADTLFHKDLGLDSLDTVELLVAVEEEFDIEIPDKVADELKSVGETIDYIVSNADAN
- the ATG17 gene encoding protein kinase regulatory subunit ATG17 (similar to Saccharomyces cerevisiae ATG17 (YLR423C); ancestral locus Anc_4.300); the encoded protein is MIMKEVDVKILVEHARKTLVEAQILCQETNLQIFEYENELDRWQQSCGKLKFIIDCLKQQVGFLYHCILEKSIEKNLIHNEWEKFILVDLVEEMTLWQNRISKQIEKLDDLDNVLLFKGNEKNQEEEEEEEEPGSESVQKLGDYVSRENIFILKERLQEIPTIQRQIENIRSQYTKMYVKVKDNLIDSKLKDLEKEYQNKLNIQDKQVFELTNISPQVLKSFEIELVDFLSSLTDHFDKCQLLESYVTGQNKLDTNPDGKPDETRDRVGDDLTVDELEEKKKDISAPNDLSKSETDADYEMLLEIVTKDNNDLEFVLKTLNETIELGTSRLSSYKELLSEKIGMKDELHNQVKKLIEEVLKYQEYLMIFKDISDLLTTFKEGCMDDIRVVEDLCEFYTNFEKSYQNLLKEVERRKQVRNKMEIILNECDNKLQKLNSRDQKMREIFLNENGNFLPENIWPNKIDDFKPLYHLDYSLEDV